Part of the Natranaerovirga pectinivora genome is shown below.
CTATTGAACGATCAGATAAATTATTACCACAATTTTTTGAAAAACACAAATTTGAATTTGACCGAGTTTTATCTGGTCTAAAACAAGTTTTATTAGGTTTTTTTAAAAAGGTGGTTATTGCAGATAGAGCAGCAGTGGTTGTTAATGAGATTTATAATAACCCTTATAATTATGAAGGGTTATACTTCCTCATTGCTACATTTTTATTTGCCTTTCAAATTTTTTGTGACTTCAGTGGGTATTCTGATATAGCCATTGGAACAGCAAGAATCTTAGGAATCAATTTAATGACTAATTTTAAAAGACCTTACTTTGCAAAGTCTATAAAAGATTTTTGGAGACGGTGGCATATTTCTCTATCAACTTGGTTTAAAGATTATTTATATATACCTCTAGGTGGCAGCAGAGTAGCTGTTCCTAAATTTTTGTTTAACGTATTTATAACTTTTTTAATTAGCGGATTATGGCATGGTGCCAATTGGAATTTTGTTATTTGGGGTGCAATACATGGTATCTATCAAATTATTGGATATCTTACAATACCAATAAGAAAAAGTATAATAAAAAGATTGAAAATTAATAAAAATAATTTTTGTTTTAAGGTAATGCAAAGTGGTTTTACATTTGTGTTGGTTGGCTTTTCATGGATTTTTTTTAGAGCCAATACCTTTACAGAAGCAAAATTTATTATAAATAACTTTTTTAATAATTGGGTTTTATGGTTTGATCTAAATTATCTTTATGAAATATTAACAAACCTTGGTGTTACCTTATGGTATATAATTGTTCTTGTTAGTGCAATATTATTATTAATTGTTATTGAATGGTTAAGTCGAATAGAGAGTTTGGATAAGCGGCTTCTAAAAAGTAATTTAGTGGTCCGATGGTCCTTTTATTATATGTTATTGATTATTGTTATAACGATGGGAGTTTTTTATGATGCCAGCGAATTTATATATTTCCAGTTTTAAATGGACGATAAAACTGATTCTATTTGTTATTGGCATTTGTTTTATTGTTTACTTAGTAGGAGAGTACTTTGAAAGCATTGCTTTAAAAAATAAAACGATGTCTTATACTATAGCAAGATTTCAGGAATTTTATGAATTAGAAGAGAACACATTGGATATGGTTTTTATAGGGTCTTCTCATTCTTATTGTTCCTTTGACCCTGAAATATTTGATGAGGCATTAGAAATTAACTCTTTTCAATTAGGTACGCCGTTGCAGCATCCTGATACAAGTTATTTTGTTCTAAGAGAAGTTTTAAATTATCAAAAGCCTAGTATTGTAGTTTTTGAGATTTACTGGGATATGCTAGATGAGCCTTTTAATTTACGACAGGTAGATATGTTTTTTGAAGCACTAGATAATGATGCATTAAAAGAGGCGTATATACACGAGGTTTTCCCCTTGAATGAAAAGGTGAAGTATTATATTAAAGCAATTCGATATCAGGGGGATTTTTTTGCTTATTATAATCAGAGGATTTCTGAGTGGTTAAATAGAAATGAGATAATAGAAGATATTGATTTAATAAAGGAACAAATAGGGACAGAGTTTTATAGGTCTAAAGGGTATGTGGTTGCTGATTATGTGATTACAAGGGCGAAGATGGAAGAAGAAAATCAGTTTAATGGGTTTGATGGGAGGCAGTGGATGCCTCATCCTAATCAGTTAGAGTATATTGATAAGTTTATTCAGTTATCTATTGAAAATGATATTGAGGTTATTTTGGTAACAGCACCAGTTGCTAATATTTCAATGGAGCGGATAGAGAATTATGATTATATACACAAAAAGATTAGTCGATTGACTGAGGGGTATGAATTGCCTTATATTGATTATAATATTGTGAATGTGGATGAAGGTATTTTTGTGAATGAACACTTTAGGGATGATGCCCATTTGAATCATCAGGGGGCGGAGGTTTTGAATGATCATTTTATTCGGTGGGGGGTTGAGAATGAGTTGTTTGATAGAGTTTTGAATTAATTTAAGTGTGTCCTTGGATTTACCATATATATGAGCTTCAGAAACCCACAACCATCCTTGGTTGTGAGGGTTTCGCTACGCCATCCTTGGCTACGCTATTACGCTCATATATACGGAAAATCCTTAACGCTAGCGTCAGTATAAGCAAGACCAAGTGACTTCGTCACATTAAAAAAAGCCCATCTGGGCTTTTTTTAATTAAATACTTTTTTAATTAAATCCATTCTTGAGGTCATGCTTTTTAGTAGTAGGTCTACTAGTGTTAGGGCTACCATTGCTTCTACGACTACTACGGCTCTTGGTACGATGATTGGGTCGTGGCGGCCGTGGATGTTGATGTCTATTTTTTCGCCGAAGCTGTTGATGGTTGGTTGTGTTTTTTCTATGGATGGGGTTGGCTTTATGGTTGCTTTTAGGAAGATTTGGCTTCCGTCTGTGATACCACCAACGATTCCACCTGCGTTATTGGTTTGTTTTACAACATTGTCGGATTCTATGTCATAGAAGTCGTTGTGTTCAAAGCCAGTCATTTTTGATGCATTGGTGCCACTTCCTATTTCGACTGCTTTTACTGCACCGATTGACATTATAGCTTTTGCAAGGAGGGCATCGCATTTATCAAATACAGGTTCCCCTAATCCTTTTGGAACATTGTTGACGATACATTCTATGGTGCCACCAGATGAGTTTTGGTCTTTCATAATATCAATTAAGTATTGTTCTGCTTCTTTTGAAGCGTCTACATCAGGCATATAGAATGGGTTTTTTAATATTTCTGATTTATCGAATTTGTCACGATTGATGGATATTGGACCTACAGATGATGTATAGGCAGTAATTTCTACGCCTAATGAGGCTAGTAGTTTTTTTGCGATGGCACCAGCTGCAACCCTTCCTGAGGTTTCTCTTCCTGATGCACGTCCGCTGCCTCTATAGTCTCTAAAGCCATATTTGTTATCGTACACAAAATCAGAATGACCAGGACGGTAGACATCTTTTATATTTGAATAATCTTTAGAGCGTTGATCTTGGTTAAATATAACTAAGGATATAGGTGTTCCTGTGGTTTTACCTTCAAATACACCAGATAATATTTCAACTTGATCACTTTCTTTTCTTGGTGTTGCAAAAGATGATTGACCAGGTTTTCTTTTGTTTAAGTCAATTTGAATATCTTCTTCAGTTAACTCAAGACCTGCTGGACATCCATCTACAACAACGCCTAGAGCTTTTCCGTGGGATTCTCCCCAAGTAGAGATTTTAAATAAATCTCCGAAATTTGAACCTGCCATAATATAGTACCACCTTCCAGAATTTATATAAAATTTAAATTAAAACTCAAAATTAAAACTTATATTTACTAGCAAGAGCCATCTTACTTGTATAATGTTTAAATAATGGTATTATTATATATAATATAAAAAGGAATGGCAAGTTAAAACAACTTTGTCTTGAAAATTTGGTACAATAAGGGTATACTTCTTATTGAAAAGGAATGGTGATTTTTTAATGTACAAACTTCATAATATAGATGGTAAAGCAAAAAGAGGAGAGTTACATACTGTACATGGTGTAATACAAACTCCTGTTTTTATGAATGTAGGTACGGCTGCTGCTATTAAAGGTGCTGTGTCTACAGAAGATCTAAAACAAGTAAAATGCCAAGTAGAATTATCTAATACATATCATCTTCATGTAAGACCAGGTGATGGTGTGATTAGAAAATTAGGTGGTTTGCATAAATTTATGGTTTGGGACAAACCAATTTTAACAGATTCAGGTGGATTTCAAGTGTTTTCTCTCACTAGTCTTAGAAAGATTAAAGAAGAAGGTGTATATTTCTCTTCTCATATTGATGGTAAAAAAATATTTATGGGACCAGAAGAAAGTATGCAGATTCAATCCAATTTGGCTTCTACAATTGCTATGGCATTTGATGAATGTCCACCATACCCAGCAACAAGAGAGTATATGAAAGATTCAGTTGATCGAACCACAAGATGGTTGGTTAGATGTAAAGATGAATTAAATAGATTGAATGGATTAGATGATACAATCAATAAAAACCAATTATTATTTGGCATCAATCAAGGTGGTACTTATGAAGATATGAGGATTGAACATGCAAAAGTCATATCTGAATTAGATCTCCCAGGATATGCTATTGGTGGTTTGGCAGTAGGTGAAAGTCACCATGAAATGTATAGAATATTAGAAGCAGTTGTGCCCCATTTGCCACAAAACAAACCAACTTACTTAATGGGCGTTGGAACGCCACAGAATATTCTAGAGGCAGTTGAAAGAGGCGTAGACTTTTTTG
Proteins encoded:
- a CDS encoding MBOAT family O-acyltransferase; the protein is MLFNSFGFIMFFLIVMALYFTLDFKYRWLLLLISSYYFYMSWNRIFIVLIIFSTLVDYSVALKMGETENKRERKNYLIVSLVVNLGLLFIFKYTLFFNESLSRAFSFFNVTYPIPTAFNIVLPMGISFYTFQTLSYTIDVYRGRIKPEKHLGIFALYVSFFPQLVAGPIERSDKLLPQFFEKHKFEFDRVLSGLKQVLLGFFKKVVIADRAAVVVNEIYNNPYNYEGLYFLIATFLFAFQIFCDFSGYSDIAIGTARILGINLMTNFKRPYFAKSIKDFWRRWHISLSTWFKDYLYIPLGGSRVAVPKFLFNVFITFLISGLWHGANWNFVIWGAIHGIYQIIGYLTIPIRKSIIKRLKINKNNFCFKVMQSGFTFVLVGFSWIFFRANTFTEAKFIINNFFNNWVLWFDLNYLYEILTNLGVTLWYIIVLVSAILLLIVIEWLSRIESLDKRLLKSNLVVRWSFYYMLLIIVITMGVFYDASEFIYFQF
- the aroC gene encoding chorismate synthase, with translation MAGSNFGDLFKISTWGESHGKALGVVVDGCPAGLELTEEDIQIDLNKRKPGQSSFATPRKESDQVEILSGVFEGKTTGTPISLVIFNQDQRSKDYSNIKDVYRPGHSDFVYDNKYGFRDYRGSGRASGRETSGRVAAGAIAKKLLASLGVEITAYTSSVGPISINRDKFDKSEILKNPFYMPDVDASKEAEQYLIDIMKDQNSSGGTIECIVNNVPKGLGEPVFDKCDALLAKAIMSIGAVKAVEIGSGTNASKMTGFEHNDFYDIESDNVVKQTNNAGGIVGGITDGSQIFLKATIKPTPSIEKTQPTINSFGEKIDINIHGRHDPIIVPRAVVVVEAMVALTLVDLLLKSMTSRMDLIKKVFN
- the tgt gene encoding tRNA guanosine(34) transglycosylase Tgt; amino-acid sequence: MYKLHNIDGKAKRGELHTVHGVIQTPVFMNVGTAAAIKGAVSTEDLKQVKCQVELSNTYHLHVRPGDGVIRKLGGLHKFMVWDKPILTDSGGFQVFSLTSLRKIKEEGVYFSSHIDGKKIFMGPEESMQIQSNLASTIAMAFDECPPYPATREYMKDSVDRTTRWLVRCKDELNRLNGLDDTINKNQLLFGINQGGTYEDMRIEHAKVISELDLPGYAIGGLAVGESHHEMYRILEAVVPHLPQNKPTYLMGVGTPQNILEAVERGVDFFDCVYPTRNGRHGHVYTNHGKMNMLNAKFELDDRPIEEGCGCPACTTYSRAYIRHLLKAKEMLGMRLCVLHNLYFYNSMMEEIREAIENNRYSDYKAEKLERYNNGN